Proteins encoded by one window of Enterococcus saccharolyticus subsp. saccharolyticus:
- a CDS encoding DUF4956 domain-containing protein, which yields MRDVLLELLQSNQGALTIQDIILNFVIAGILGLVIYLSYRISHAGGMYSTKFNVSLVMLTLITTLVMNVIGNNIALSLGMVGALSIVRFRTAIKDSRDTAYIFWAIATGICCGVQEYIIVSIGSGVIFLFLILFGAVKSNERYLLIIRGESVSENNIEQEIEQLFLGKVRYRVKNISNGSLEYIYEISEKQLQAADKKVTSVATHLSTISGIKTVNIVSQNDEMSR from the coding sequence ATGAGAGATGTTTTATTAGAATTATTACAATCCAATCAAGGCGCTTTAACTATTCAAGATATCATTTTAAACTTTGTTATTGCAGGAATTTTAGGGCTAGTTATTTATTTATCCTATCGCATTTCGCACGCTGGAGGAATGTATAGTACAAAATTTAATGTATCGTTAGTGATGCTAACCTTGATTACTACTTTGGTTATGAATGTTATTGGAAATAATATTGCGCTATCTTTAGGGATGGTAGGTGCCTTATCTATTGTTCGTTTTCGAACAGCAATTAAAGATTCACGGGATACTGCGTATATTTTTTGGGCCATTGCTACAGGAATCTGCTGTGGCGTACAAGAATATATCATTGTGTCGATTGGTTCAGGTGTAATTTTTCTGTTTTTAATTTTATTTGGAGCAGTGAAGAGTAATGAACGTTATTTGTTGATTATTCGCGGTGAGAGTGTCTCTGAAAATAATATTGAACAAGAAATTGAACAGTTGTTTTTAGGAAAAGTACGTTATCGTGTCAAAAATATTAGTAATGGTTCGCTTGAATATATTTATGAAATCTCCGAAAAACAATTACAAGCAGCTGATAAAAAAGTAACTTCAGTGGCAACACATTTAAGTACTATCTCGGGAATAAAAACAGTAAACATTGTTAGTCAAAATGATGAAATGAGTCGATAG
- a CDS encoding polyphosphate polymerase domain-containing protein encodes MAQMLDVTRREIKYRVSVMTALHAQQFLSKVLPQDDYNGTDGYLVRSLYFDSLYHDDLEEKLEGIEERQKIRLRIYSPQDQTAKLELKEKNGDWQQKRSLIVSKEDAQKLIEGEYSVLQKMNHPLAQQLYYKMTTELYRPQVTVQYNRYAFMLAVNDTRVTFDQKLVASESNFDLFGEIDSFYPVGFPDDVTLEIKYNHFLLSHVRELLDTIDKSSLSYSKYVMSRFISHATE; translated from the coding sequence ATGGCTCAGATGTTGGATGTTACAAGACGAGAAATAAAGTATCGCGTATCAGTAATGACTGCTTTACATGCACAACAATTTTTATCGAAAGTATTGCCACAAGATGATTATAATGGGACAGATGGTTACCTTGTACGTTCTCTTTATTTTGATAGTTTATATCATGATGATTTAGAAGAAAAATTGGAAGGAATTGAAGAACGTCAAAAAATACGTTTGCGTATTTATTCTCCACAAGATCAAACAGCAAAACTTGAATTAAAAGAAAAAAATGGCGATTGGCAACAAAAGCGCTCTCTAATAGTTAGCAAAGAAGACGCACAAAAACTGATTGAGGGTGAGTATTCTGTTTTACAAAAAATGAATCATCCATTAGCACAACAATTGTATTATAAAATGACGACGGAGCTTTATCGGCCACAAGTGACGGTACAATACAATCGGTATGCATTTATGTTAGCTGTCAATGATACCCGCGTGACATTTGATCAAAAACTCGTTGCTAGTGAGAGTAATTTTGATTTGTTTGGTGAAATTGATAGTTTTTATCCAGTAGGTTTTCCAGATGATGTTACGTTGGAAATAAAATACAATCATTTTTTATTATCACATGTGCGCGAATTGTTAGATACTATTGATAAATCATCGTTGTCTTATAGCAAATATGTCATGTCGCGTTTTATTAGTCATGCAACTGAATAA
- a CDS encoding MarR family winged helix-turn-helix transcriptional regulator has product MDRRQQLVSELMDLCHEITWLNKPILEKALSDYTLSEIELIEHIALIPYANVTKLAAASYMTRGAISKLTKKLMNKGLIESYQQTDNKKEIYFRLTNKGQQVNQIHQELHHTFLERDQIVFENMTDDEFDTVFRFIGRYRHHLKNITRE; this is encoded by the coding sequence ATGGATCGACGACAACAATTAGTCAGTGAGTTAATGGATTTATGCCATGAAATTACATGGTTAAATAAACCGATATTGGAAAAAGCACTGAGTGACTATACATTAAGTGAAATTGAATTGATTGAACATATTGCGCTAATTCCTTATGCGAATGTCACGAAATTAGCAGCGGCTAGTTATATGACACGTGGTGCTATTAGCAAACTAACCAAAAAATTAATGAATAAAGGCTTGATCGAAAGCTATCAGCAAACCGACAATAAAAAAGAAATTTATTTCCGTTTGACCAACAAAGGACAACAAGTAAATCAAATTCATCAAGAACTGCATCACACATTTCTTGAAAGAGATCAAATCGTTTTTGAGAATATGACAGATGACGAGTTTGATACTGTGTTTCGTTTTATTGGACGTTATCGACACCATTTAAAAAATATCACGCGTGAGTGA
- a CDS encoding CotH kinase family protein: MKYNRKNTIGAILILLLLVISIALFTTIPQYHKKISIYEQPLTETGVQANPLKGINNQWEVDKNFSTELPIVIIDTGNERPPISMKKEGTEGIFVPIPGVEPYRAGSLKLINTGKENHITDNPEVESLIQIKRRGNSSMLYEKAQYLVKLVSESGQDRYIDFFNMGADHEWILNGSLMDKSMMRNYLALRLTDKIMPYTPESIYTEVIYHENGRYYYEGVHLLMENIRQGEDRVAIEPTKNSDSFPSYIVRRDRTAEEENILDTWATREKLSENYLGLIYPSKKNATQKEIDYVTEDISQIEKILYSDDPDVFATYSRYIDVSSFVDYFLVNEFFGSYDAGINSTYMYKDKGQKLKMGPVWDFDGTMDNYFYEPLEYKVTAFQVKPWFNCLIKDQHFVELLKKRYAELRRNVFSDENFLNTIDMIQAHLGSAIDREWSRWGHIYTTKNRLSLENFGKNDELVRNAVEYRVEMYRLQTAILKHGTAIGPYLNILEKDTKIDTGVSYYMPLILLVAVLGFALPAFKASRK; encoded by the coding sequence ATGAAATATAATCGTAAAAACACAATTGGAGCTATTCTGATATTGCTTTTATTAGTTATTTCTATTGCATTATTTACAACTATCCCTCAATACCATAAAAAAATTAGTATTTATGAACAGCCCCTAACAGAAACTGGTGTTCAAGCGAATCCTTTAAAAGGGATAAATAATCAATGGGAAGTGGACAAAAATTTTTCAACAGAACTGCCAATTGTTATCATTGATACAGGAAATGAAAGACCACCGATTAGTATGAAGAAAGAAGGAACTGAGGGGATTTTTGTCCCTATTCCAGGTGTAGAACCTTATCGAGCGGGTTCTTTAAAACTTATTAATACTGGCAAAGAAAATCATATTACTGATAATCCTGAAGTAGAAAGCTTGATTCAAATAAAACGACGAGGGAATAGTTCGATGCTTTATGAAAAAGCACAATATTTGGTAAAGTTAGTTTCTGAATCGGGACAAGATCGTTATATAGATTTTTTTAATATGGGAGCAGATCATGAATGGATATTAAACGGTTCTCTGATGGACAAAAGTATGATGCGAAATTATTTAGCTTTACGATTAACAGACAAAATAATGCCATATACACCAGAATCCATTTATACAGAAGTCATTTATCATGAAAATGGTCGTTATTATTATGAAGGTGTTCATTTGCTTATGGAAAATATTCGCCAAGGTGAGGATAGAGTAGCGATTGAACCTACTAAAAATTCTGATTCATTTCCTTCTTATATTGTACGACGAGATCGAACAGCTGAGGAGGAAAATATTTTAGATACTTGGGCAACTAGAGAAAAACTCAGTGAAAATTACTTAGGCTTAATTTATCCAAGTAAAAAAAATGCGACACAAAAAGAAATTGATTACGTGACAGAAGATATCAGCCAAATTGAGAAAATTCTTTATTCAGATGATCCAGATGTTTTTGCCACCTATTCTCGTTATATTGATGTTTCATCATTTGTTGATTATTTTTTGGTTAATGAATTTTTTGGAAGTTATGATGCTGGAATAAACTCGACATATATGTATAAAGATAAGGGACAGAAATTAAAAATGGGCCCTGTATGGGATTTCGATGGTACAATGGATAATTATTTTTATGAACCCTTAGAATACAAAGTAACGGCTTTTCAAGTAAAACCTTGGTTTAATTGTTTAATTAAAGATCAGCATTTTGTTGAGCTTTTGAAAAAACGTTATGCAGAATTACGACGAAATGTATTTTCTGATGAAAATTTTTTAAATACAATTGATATGATTCAAGCACATTTAGGAAGTGCCATTGATAGAGAATGGTCACGCTGGGGACATATTTATACAACCAAAAATAGATTAAGTTTAGAAAATTTTGGTAAAAATGATGAACTTGTGCGAAATGCAGTGGAATATCGTGTGGAAATGTACCGTCTCCAAACGGCTATTTTAAAACATGGAACCGCTATCGGACCATATTTAAACATATTAGAAAAAGACACGAAAATAGATACAGGGGTAAGTTATTATATGCCGTTGATATTATTAGTTGCTGTCCTTGGATTTGCTTTACCAGCATTTAAAGCGTCAAGAAAATAG
- a CDS encoding uracil-DNA glycosylase family protein — MEQTFEEYIQELRNCTLCKDRLTPAPIFLGNQQSKIVHISQAPSHNVAITQKPFNDASGKKLRETWYQISDELFYNPDNFCFTSIGLCYPGKTKNGGDKQPPAICAKTWLHRTLSWVDNELYILIGAKAANHFFKGQDFADLVFRDQEINGKKALVLPHPSPLNIKWFKNHPEFYQTRVGEIRAEIQMVLEK, encoded by the coding sequence ATGGAACAAACATTTGAAGAATATATTCAAGAACTAAGAAACTGCACACTTTGTAAAGACCGACTAACGCCAGCACCCATATTTTTAGGGAATCAACAGTCAAAAATTGTTCATATCAGTCAAGCACCGTCTCATAATGTTGCTATCACACAAAAACCATTTAATGACGCATCAGGAAAAAAATTGCGGGAAACATGGTATCAGATTTCAGATGAGCTGTTTTATAATCCCGATAATTTTTGTTTTACCTCAATTGGTTTGTGTTACCCTGGCAAAACTAAAAATGGTGGCGATAAGCAACCGCCAGCTATTTGCGCAAAGACTTGGTTGCATCGTACGTTATCATGGGTCGATAACGAATTATATATACTCATTGGTGCTAAAGCGGCAAATCATTTCTTCAAAGGGCAAGATTTTGCTGACTTGGTTTTTCGTGACCAAGAAATTAATGGGAAAAAAGCACTCGTATTACCGCATCCATCACCATTAAATATCAAGTGGTTTAAAAATCATCCTGAATTTTATCAAACGAGAGTGGGAGAGATTCGCGCTGAAATACAGATGGTTTTAGAAAAATAA
- a CDS encoding class I SAM-dependent methyltransferase yields the protein MKWNATTYDNHHDFVAEYGKGLLELIPQKKVQRILDIGCGTGTLTQQLAEYGEVLGIDGSKEMIAQAKAHYPEVNFQVMDALQLSFENEWDLVFSNAVFHWIHNQRQLIVVIHRSLVEGGQLICEFGAYGNIQIIEESFQMALKKFGYTYQSKFTFPKTAEFAQLLETQGFIIDAIFDYDRPTVLTDGEQGLAIWGQQFFETELAKFSLEEQEQLMTAFVEAARDKLWQGNAWIADYRRLRVVAHK from the coding sequence ATGAAGTGGAATGCGACAACTTATGATAACCATCATGACTTTGTGGCAGAATATGGGAAAGGGCTTTTGGAACTTATTCCCCAGAAAAAGGTGCAACGAATCCTTGATATAGGTTGTGGCACAGGAACATTAACCCAACAATTAGCTGAATATGGCGAAGTGCTAGGTATTGATGGCTCAAAGGAGATGATTGCACAAGCCAAGGCGCATTATCCAGAAGTGAATTTTCAAGTGATGGACGCCTTACAATTGTCCTTTGAAAATGAATGGGATCTAGTTTTTTCCAATGCTGTTTTTCATTGGATTCATAATCAGCGCCAGTTAATAGTAGTGATTCATCGTTCATTAGTCGAAGGTGGACAACTTATTTGTGAATTTGGCGCATACGGAAATATTCAAATCATTGAAGAAAGTTTTCAAATGGCGTTAAAAAAATTTGGTTATACGTATCAATCAAAGTTTACATTTCCTAAAACGGCAGAATTTGCGCAGTTGTTAGAAACACAAGGTTTTATCATTGATGCTATTTTTGACTATGATCGTCCTACCGTGTTAACAGATGGTGAGCAAGGATTAGCTATTTGGGGACAACAATTTTTTGAAACAGAATTAGCCAAATTTTCACTAGAGGAACAAGAACAACTAATGACTGCATTTGTGGAAGCAGCACGTGACAAATTATGGCAAGGCAATGCTTGGATTGCAGACTATCGTCGTTTACGTGTAGTCGCCCATAAATAA